The Cryptomeria japonica chromosome 9, Sugi_1.0, whole genome shotgun sequence DNA segment AAAAGGACACCAAAACCTTTTACAATAAGATCAACAAGAAAATGGAATGAAGAAAGACAAAGGCAATAAGATCAACAAGAAAATGGAATGAAGAAAGACAAAGGACGGACCAAAGAAGGCCCCCATTGCAACAGAGCCATCGAACCAAAAGAAACCAAACCAACAGCCAAGGCAGTTTGAAACCAAATCTAACCAAATGGCTCTGAAGAAAAGCAGGACCAGAATGAACAGTTCTACCTTTCTTCGAGGAAGTACCAGTCTCAATCAAAGGGCACACAAGTCCAGCTTCAAGTTTTTGACTTGAGTTTATAATTGAAACAAGTTCACAAAATTATTGGGGGATCTGGACAATTAATAGAATGAACCTCATCCATGGCTTCAAGAATTTgactagagatgataacttttgaTCGATTAACTCAAAACCAAATTACAAAATGAAAGCTAAGATACTGCAATCATATTAAAATCTCCAAACTGAATTACAAGATCTTAAGGGCAATCATATTAAAATCTCCAAACTGAGTTACAAGATCTTAAGGGCAATGCAGATGTGCACTTACATGGTTACACTTATGGTAAAGAAGTTAAGAAATCTCCCATAAATAAGTTAGTGTTGGAGCCCATTTTTTGTAGCTTCTGCAAATGCAGACTCTGTATCTTGAAGTTTCCCATTTCCTTCAACACTGTTAAGGGGTGGCACTATTTTCTTCCAGAACCAGTGTTTTCTCCATAGAAGAATCATCTCTTCAATGGGAACACCCTTGGTTTCTGGCAAGAGGAAGTATACAAAGACAGTCATAATAAAGATCCAACCTGCGAAGAATAGGAAAATCCCAAATTTGAATGTACAAAGAAGGGAGAGGAAGGACTGTGCAATTACAAATGTAAAAAATAGGTTTACAGTAACAGTTATCGCCTGTCCAGCAGACCGAGTCTCTAAAGGAAAAATTTCACTTGGCACAGTCCATCCAAGAGGACCCCATGACCACCCAAATGCAGCCACAAATAAACAGATCATTATTACCAAAAACACTGAGAAGCCCTTGGAAAGCTccttatctcctccaaacttcaaGCCCAAGATTATGCTGACAGTAACCTGTGCACAGAGGAGATGATAATGTCACTTAAAAATCTAATTGTTCACAGCCCCATAATAATGAATGCAACTGATCCCTCTCTATAATCTGATAATATGTAAATATGTTTTCGAATTAGTCAATACTAATGATAATGAATACCTTGTTTTCAAAGGATGTTTATTACCTGTAAAAATATAAACTGTTTAATTGAACGCAGTTTAAGCCAGAAATCTTCTACACAAAACTGTTTAATGTTAAAAGATCTGGACAGTGTAGGATTCCATGTTCCAAAAATGAGAACCTCTTGCTGTTGGGTTGCTTTTGAACAATATATAGTATGAACAGAATACAATTTTGCAATGTTCCACGGAGTTTTCTGCCAGGGGACGTGGGGATCTGTTTCGTGGACTGGGGGACCAAGGGTAAACATTTGGGGACGTTGAGGGGACAGTGGGGGAATGGTAGCGGAGTGGTGGTGGGGGTGGTGCTCATATAAAAATaagaggtgaattgaaatcttcaaggtAAAATCTACAATATAATATCTCTGTGAGTGCCCCATTAAAGGCCAACTAGTTTTCACAAAGTTAAAGATTGCAATCAGTATGTAATGTCATGCGCAATATAGCAAGCAACCCAACGGCAATCACGGCAGAGGTGGTGCTGTGGGGGAATGTTTCCCCCCAAGTGCACAAGTCTTGGAAATGTCCCCCTACAGGGGACGTgggtttttttgggggggatgCGTTCCTGTGGAACACTGCAATTTTGTGCACTTACAAGGGGTAGgtctcatacaccaagttgagttTTGCATGACTGTGATTTATAAAGGCTGTCTTTTACCTTTACCTATTGAGCTACTTGCCATTTCATCATAGGTTTCACTCTACAGTTAAATACAAAAGGGGACAATTAATGCTATTAGAATTCTATAATCCATGTCAATCTTGTATGcaagtttctggatttgattgtgtgcaaaATTTTCAATCATCTTGCCAGAAACTTCCATACAAAAAAACAGGACAAGTTTAGCTTTGAGAAACATAAAAATGGATTACATGCGTATTGTGTGAAGCTTGACCTATAAGCTCTGGGTTGTTAAAAGCTTCTTTGGAAACTGCTTTTAGAATGTTGTTGCATCTCTTCTGACCCTGTATTCATGTTTTGAAGTAAGCTTTTAACTTGTGCTTTCAGTAGTTCCTTTTAGGTGTTAATTCTGACTAGTTTaccttctattggaagaaatttGAGCATGATGGAATCCGAAAGGTCCTTTTTTCATCCCAATAATGCTGAAGGAGTTGGACAAGAGTctgtttttctctctattttttctGCATTCTAAGGTAAACGGTTGAACCTTGGACCTTCTTTTGAGCAATATGGAAGAGAAAACCCTTTTGCCAGATACATAGATACTAATTGGCAGGATTGAGGAGACCCCCTTACAGTCAGCTCTAATCCGTGGTTTATTGAGATTGCCTGCCTGAAAAACTGGGCATATCTCACAGTTGGAGGATTTTTCAATGGCAGAGCTCAAATTGAGGTTCCTTAATAAGCATGGATAGAATTTGAGCCTTGTGCATAACAGTCTTCAAATCCAAAAAAAACTTGTGTGGTATCACATTTTACTGAATTTTgtaaggaagcaacaaagaaagcAAAATTTATAAGAAGACCATGCCCATACCTGACATATTACCATCTGAATTCCACCACTAATTAGCAGGACTCTACGCCCCAATCTATCTACAAGGACAATGGATACAATGGTCGAACCCACGAGCACAGCTCCAGTCATAACAGAAGAATACAAGGAGGCATTTGCACCAAAGCCCAAACTCTGGAAAAGAACAGGAGCATAAAACAATATCGAGTTTATTCCAGTCATTATCTGAAAAGTTGGCATGCAGATTGCCATCACAAGCTGTGGACGATTTCTCCGTATTAAAATGTTCCTAAAAGGATGCTTGATGGATTTAGCCAATTCACTTGCTTCCATCATATCGTCAAATTCAGCGTCCACATCCTTGGTACCCCTAATTCTTTCCAAAACAGCCCGACCTTTATCCAGACGCCCCTGTTCTATCAAACTGTTGGGGGTCTCTGGAATATACAGTCCTCCAACAGTCATCAAAAATGCAGGAGCAGCAGCTATGCCCAGAGAAAGACGCCATCCCCAGGGTTCTATTTTCTGTGTCCCATAGTTCACCATGTTTGCTGTAAAAATCCCTGATGTTGTTGCTAATTGGAACAGCATGTTCAGCCCACCTCTGAGCTTTGCAGGAGCCAGCTCTGAGAGATAAAGTGGGACGGCCTTCACAAAAATTCAAATATAAATGCCTATGTAAACACCAATTCAACAAACTTCAAATTaaacaacccttcaagccaacagaATCAATTATAAATTAGATCAAAACAATCAAATCCTCGTATACCTGATTTCCAAACCCGATTCCCACACCAAGCAATATGCGTCCGATAAAGAGCATGACCAAATTTACGGCACTTGCATTGAGAACTGCACCTGACATAAAACTGATCCCCCCACAGATAATACTAATCTTTCGTCCATGCAACCTGGTCACATAAGAGGCAGCCAGTGAAGCAAACAGCCCTGCTATATAGAGTGATGATGTGAACATAGCGACAGCTTGATTGTTATATTTGCAGTAATCGCTATCTTTTGCCTCAGAGTGCTTTCTGTGGTACACAGTAGGGAAGAACTTCTTCAGAAAAGGATCCATGGATGTCACTCCACCTGACAGCACCCAAAAGATTCAGGAGAAGAAATCTCAGTTTATATTTAACGAGCTTAGAAAAACCAATTTTATGTAATTTTTTGCATTCAAGATTTGATGCTGCGAAGATAGCTGCTATAGGCATAATTACTTTCTCTAATTTCAATCTCAAGGGCTTCATTAATATGAAAACCAAGAATCACCCAATGTTTATGAGATCTCATCCAGCCTAATCGCTCAAGCTCATGACAGGTTTTTCATGACTGACTACTCATGAGACACGGGTCAATGAAGAAGAATAAATGACTACTCATGAGACTGGATCATTAAAGGAGAACTTTCTGTTGGACTTAAAAGCCAAGTAGATGACTCCAGTTTAAGAACAGATAATAAATCACTACTCATAACACATGTCGTTCAAGAAGTTCGGTAAGACTAAAAATAGTTAATGGCACCAAAAACACAGTATTTTTCTTCACGTTTCTAACAATGAGAGGGTACACAAAAGACTTGTACAGGAACGTAAATTTGATCCACTGTCACTTATTTCTGCAGGGTGGATCTTCTGTTGCTGAATTTTAATAAGAAACGCCCCTGCAATTCCTAAATTTCCCTATCATATAAGACATagatatcatcaaaataccaaaaatttcTGGCAAACAATCTTTAAAACTGAAATTTAATGCTATAAGCTCGTTTTCGCCCTTAATTTCAACCCCAAACAGTGACCATTGATACCAATTCTTTTGCCCAGTTTCAATTTCATGGCTTTATGAGAAAGATGTCATCAAATACTGAATTCAATTGGTGAAAAAGCTAGCCTCGCAGATAAGATTAGACCCAATTCTCAGATAGTTTGAATGTTTCACCAAGACTTGAAGATTCAAGACAATTGAAGTCTGAAAACAAACATATAATGGCTCAAAAATTAATGTCCTTGTACAAAAAAATCTTATCTTGTAAACAGATCTTATACTCACCGGATATACCAATGTCATAGCCAAATATGGAGCCCCCAACAGCAGCGATAATGGATGCCACCACCACATAGATAGTTGCTCGACCTTGGTATCTCCCTGCTCTTTCTTGGGAAACACCCACAACATGCAAAGACCCTCCAGCCATTGTTACACTAGAATTGCTGCAGCTGTTAGTGCTATAACCATTGAGTCTTTCCCTACCAAAGTCTTTATATAGACATCACCTCATCTGAAGGAATTAAATAACAATGGCCTAACATTTTAATATAATGGAGTAACCATTGACTGAATCTCCAACAAGGGCCTAGAAGTGGGTAAAAAAACCGACCTTTTTGAATGTATGGAAGACAATTTCACAGATTTTTACCCCCTGTCAAAAAAAGTACTGTAATGCTTCTGAAGTGGGGTGGACTGTATTTGgaattttttgaaggtttgttGTGTTTGTGTAAACGAGAAATGTGCCTAAATATCCTCCTCCTCCGGGTGACTCATACATGCCACGTGAGCTTTGAATTTAACTATGGATAAGTTATCGGTCACACATCCATTTTTACCGCTTAGTTGAAGTTTCAAACATGCCAACTCTGATAACTGTTGCTGTTACTTCAaaaacaaaagataaaatcaaagatTAAATGCATTTAACAATGCATACGAGTACTTATCTTCTCTGTAACAAAGTTCTCTTGCTTTTTGTGTCTTCTTTTTAAAATCTGATAATTATGGTGAAGATTTCTTATCTTCTGGTATAACAAGTTCTATTgctttttgtgatttttttatttaatCGGATACTTATGGTAAAGATTAtgtggatttttaattttttttaataaatttttttataggGGAAGACAACTAGTTATGTATTAATAGCCGGTTATGTAGCTCATTTCGGGGTTAGTGCATGGTTACTATCCAGAAACTAGAACAATAGATATAAGCAGTTAAGCAGTTAAGTAGCTATAACGACTCTAATATGCTTCCCCTAATGTTGTTTTTCTTCTCCTGATTTGatagataaaaaaatatatttatattttttatattttattatatattaaacataaacataaataaaattttagTTATATCTtaatatttaaaatgaaataattCTTATGTGAATAAAATAGCTCTAAATTAATCAAtcgtattgtttaaaaataattaaaGACTGGTTACATTGAAATCCCATGTCCCTTTTCCAACATGAAAACATATATCTTGTTAGGACCCCCACTAtcggcaatgtctagtctagtgcaAACTATAGTCAAACTACCAATTGCACTCACATAAAGGATGTTAAGAGCATTTCCTCCATCTCATTTGGtgtaaaaaaaaaaacatgttggTGCTCTAAATTACATATGCAACTCTTAAAGACACACACTAAGAACTAGCAGGGGCAAACAACTCACAATTTGGATTAACTAACAGGGGCAAACAACTCTTCTACACATCTTAGCCATACCACATCGATTATGATATCTTACATATTTGTTACTAAATACCCCTCACTTAGCAATCTTTTGTACAACACATTTTTTATGTTAGAAATATACAATTATAAATTATTTCATTATACTATTAGATAATATTTTTTTCTAATCAATATGATAATAATTATTAATGTatgatattaaataaaataatatataatttcatTCTAAATAAACACATGCCATTAAACTTACTATTAACCCTAGGGAATGAACTAAACTTACTATTAACCCTAGGGAATGAACTAAAGATCAACAAAGCTAGTTTGTCCAAGGTGGTTGTgagagttttggttatattatgcATGATAAGCTTATCTAAAATAGACAACAACATATAGAAGGGGAGGATTGTTTCGTTCATATGGAAGGTCAAACAAGTAAATGAGATATTCTtatgatttaaaaaatatatatctgaaaGTGAATATTAAAATGCTACAATTTATGTTGATGTCAACACTAATGGTCATGTATTCTAAATCTATATCGTTAGGAAATAAAATTGCTAAACTATGTAGGAGTCAACTCTTTTACACTTCTTTTAAAAAGTACTTTATTTTATACTACATTAAACATCATGAACcacattgttaataaaataattaattttttattatttttaaaaatttatagaaTTAAATATCATAAACCATAATGTTAATTCTATATTTTGTATTTCTTATTATTTATGATTTACTAAAATATAAATCATAAAAGTTCTATTTATTTTATGTATACAAGTTATAATGATATTTTAAAATTAGGTATCTTAAATTTTCATACTTGAATTATATATTCATAAGATTTGTGTATGAATGAATCATaccttttataatattttaaaaatattagaaaTTTGATATGCATGAATCATTTTaatttgtaataaaaatatttttattatatattaaaatagatacactaattaaaattttttttggccccaactaatatttattataaaattttaaaaataaaagtaactaACTCTCAAGAACACTTGACAACTTATAGTCTTAagtttttttattaaataagattaaagcataatcttaagTTATTCCCTtcataatcttaattatttatttgCCTATTTGTTATATTACATGTGAAAGGCCAAATAATATCCTATCTCAATGTCAACAATGTACAAAGCATGCTTTGTCTTTTCCCAATACAAATGAAACCTTTTCATAAGATATTATTTGTTTTCCCCATCTTTctagataaataaatattaaagaaattattatgGTATGAAGTATATTTCAAATTGAATATGTATGAAAGTGAGGAAAAGTCCCTTTAGATTGATTAAGACTTGAGCCAAGAAATTGGCAGATTTTTCTAGAAGTAAAATAACTTTTATAATAAATGACAAAAATGATTTTATAtgtttattaatttataattataaatattttataagtCAAAGGAATAGTAAGTTTTAATGATGCATTCAAttgtattaataaataataaatatgttaATGTAATTGTTAGTTGATCGTTTTAATTTCCTTTTGACTTAGTTTTACTATTATATTTATTTAGTATATTCAATAAGCATCAAATTTTATATCATGCTTATTTAGTACATAAGATCAAGAGATTAGTTTTTTACTTAATTTAGTTATCATATTTATTTAGTATATTAGATTTAAATGTCAAATTCATAATCATCTTTTAGGCAAACCCATTATCATGCTTATTATCATGCTTATTTAGTGCAACTTCATTttataaaaataaacatataaacATTACCCAATTCAATGTGATATGTCC contains these protein-coding regions:
- the LOC131067759 gene encoding sugar transport protein 7 is translated as MAGGSLHVVGVSQERAGRYQGRATIYVVVASIIAAVGGSIFGYDIGISGGVTSMDPFLKKFFPTVYHRKHSEAKDSDYCKYNNQAVAMFTSSLYIAGLFASLAASYVTRLHGRKISIICGGISFMSGAVLNASAVNLVMLFIGRILLGVGIGFGNQAVPLYLSELAPAKLRGGLNMLFQLATTSGIFTANMVNYGTQKIEPWGWRLSLGIAAAPAFLMTVGGLYIPETPNSLIEQGRLDKGRAVLERIRGTKDVDAEFDDMMEASELAKSIKHPFRNILIRRNRPQLVMAICMPTFQIMTGINSILFYAPVLFQSLGFGANASLYSSVMTGAVLVGSTIVSIVLVDRLGRRVLLISGGIQMVICQVTVSIILGLKFGGDKELSKGFSVFLVIMICLFVAAFGWSWGPLGWTVPSEIFPLETRSAGQAITVTVNLFFTFVIAQSFLSLLCTFKFGIFLFFAGWIFIMTVFVYFLLPETKGVPIEEMILLWRKHWFWKKIVPPLNSVEGNGKLQDTESAFAEATKNGLQH